The genomic segment CGGAACTCCTGGGAGCCTTGGTCCGGCTGCGGGACCGGCTGGCCGGGAAGCACGGCGCCAAAGCGCCCCTGCTGGTGAAGGTGGCCCCTGATTTGACCGACGACCAGCTGGCCGCCGTGGTGAAGGCGGGGGAAGGAGCGGGCATCGACGGCTACGTGGCCACCAACACCACCGTGGAGCGGCCCGGGCTGCGGGACCCCCTGGCCGGAGAGCAGGGCGGCTTGAGCGGGCGCCCCCTGGCGCCCATGGCCCGCCGCATGCTGGCCCGGTTGTACTTGTTGACGGGGGGCCGCAAGCCCCTCATCGGCGTGGGCGGCATCCACGACGGCGCCGAGGCCTACCGGCGCATCCGGGCGGGCGCCAGCCTGCTGCAGATCTACACGGGTTTCGTCTACCACGGGCCGCGCCTGCCGGCCGCCATTGCCCGGGAAATAGCGGCGGCCCTGACCCGGGACGGCTACTCCTCCCTGCAGGAGGCGGTGGGGGTGGACGCCGAGGCGGTGGCCGCTCAAGGGGACGGCGGCCCCGGGTAGTCCCGGGGAGGGAGGGGATACAAGTAGGCCGGTGGCGCCGGGGAAAGCAAGGTGGACAAGGGCACCACCCGGTAGCCCCTCTCCCCCAGCCCTTGGAGCAGGTCCGGCAAGGCCCTCACCGTCACGGCCCGGGGATGCATCAAGATCAAGGCGCCCCCGTGGAGACCGTCCAGCACCCGCTTCACCATGACTTCGGGCGGGGGATCCCGCCAGTCCACCGTATCCAGGCTCCAGCGGATCAACTGATGGCCCGCGGCGCGGCTGACTGCCGCCATATGAGGGCTGATCTCCCCCCGGTGGGGGCTGAAAAAGGTGGTGGTCTCCCCCGTGGCCCGGCCGATGGCCTGGGCGGCCCGGAGGATGTGCTCCCGCAGGGCGTCCCGGTCCAGGTTGCCCGGCCCCCGCTCCCCCGCTTGGTAGCCGTGGTTGGCGATTTCGTGGCCTGCTTCCGCTATAGCGCGGGCCAAGTCGGGGTAACGCTCGGCCCAGGTTCCCACCAGGAAGAAGGTAGTCTTGACCCCCTGCTCGGCCAAGATGGCCATTATGGGCGGCAGGTGCTCGTTCCCCCAGGCTACGTTCACCAGGAGGGTCACTTCCCGGCGCCGGGGATGACCCTGCCAGATGGGGGCCGGCTCCAGGTCCGCCAAGGCGGGCCGGGCGGGAATCCGGCGGAAGACGGGAGCGACGGCGGTGTCCGGCGGGGCCGTGGTCAAGGCGGCCACGGTGGCGGGCACGTCCAGGGCCAGGCCGTCCAAGGCGGGGATGTTGCCGCCGGTGACGGGATCCCGGCGGGCTCTCTC from the Sphingobacteriaceae bacterium genome contains:
- a CDS encoding polysaccharide deacetylase family protein — encoded protein: MIFRGMILRLRHVLVLVGILLLIGALRAWAPGVLTPLLQLGLGRRGQDGAGQAIAPGVTLWDYPLGGLPPAGVSRWLEELAPHLAVAPERARRDPVTGGNIPALDGLALDVPATVAALTTAPPDTAVAPVFRRIPARPALADLEPAPIWQGHPRRREVTLLVNVAWGNEHLPPIMAILAEQGVKTTFFLVGTWAERYPDLARAIAEAGHEIANHGYQAGERGPGNLDRDALREHILRAAQAIGRATGETTTFFSPHRGEISPHMAAVSRAAGHQLIRWSLDTVDWRDPPPEVMVKRVLDGLHGGALILMHPRAVTVRALPDLLQGLGERGYRVVPLSTLLSPAPPAYLYPLPPRDYPGPPSP